The Leptospira ryugenii genome includes the window AAATGAGAGAAGGATACGAGCCAATCTATTCTGTTAGATTTCATATTTTTTTCAAAGAACAAGTAAAAAAGAGTACAAAAAAATATGAAATGAACAGAAATTGTCAGTTGTGAAACGGTTCCGATTTAGCCTTGAAACAGTTCTCCGTCTCAGGCATTTAAAAGAGGAAGAGGAGTTGAAACGCCTTTCCATTGTTGTATCGGAATTGAATCAAATTTTCACCGAACGTGAGTTTAATGAAAAAGAAATAGAAAGATCTTATCGTGAAATTGAATCAAGTGCTCAGATCGGAACTAGTTTGGATGAATACCTTTCCATAGAACGTTATATCCAAGGATTGATGAGAATTAATGAGGAGCTTTCAGCTAAGATTGAAAAGAAAAACCAAGAAGTCAATTTGGTACGTGTAGATGTGCTAAAAGCACGAAAAGATAAACGTGTATTGGAAATCCTTAGAGAGAATCGGTATCTAGAGTGGAAGAAAAAAAGAAACCGGCAA containing:
- the fliJ gene encoding flagellar export protein FliJ, with the protein product MKRFRFSLETVLRLRHLKEEEELKRLSIVVSELNQIFTEREFNEKEIERSYREIESSAQIGTSLDEYLSIERYIQGLMRINEELSAKIEKKNQEVNLVRVDVLKARKDKRVLEILRENRYLEWKKKRNRQERRELEEYNEMVLMNQIHADPRPEGKKESSKKIPKTFKILNREDGGDELMGDFKNLRDFYEKYYMGQGR